A genome region from Pirellulales bacterium includes the following:
- a CDS encoding type Z 30S ribosomal protein S14 encodes MASKSKRAMALKKPKFSTRLKRRCMLCGRPRAVYRKFGICRICFRQLADQGKIPGVRKASW; translated from the coding sequence ATGGCGAGCAAATCGAAGAGAGCGATGGCGCTGAAGAAGCCCAAGTTCTCGACCCGCCTTAAGCGGCGGTGCATGTTGTGCGGGCGGCCGCGGGCCGTCTATCGGAAATTCGGAATTTGTCGGATCTGCTTTCGTCAATTGGCGGATCAAGGCAAGATTCCCGGTGTGCGGAAGGCG